From one Phytohabitans houttuyneae genomic stretch:
- a CDS encoding phosphatase domain-containing protein, with protein MPRLIITRGLPASGKTTFARKLQPGVVRVNRDDLRRMLHGDRLYTTWAEGQVTAVQRAQVEALLRARADVCIDDTNLSSRLVREWADMAARLGAAFEVHDFTDVPVDECVRRDADRPESEQVGEEAIRRMHERYLAGRTLPLPVPDVTPGRPAVIYDPPPGAPKIVLVDIDGTVALIGDRSPYAMHRVGEDQPNHAVIAAVRAMHAAGHAIVYCTGRDESARAATEEWLDRHVGVPYEALYMRDVYDSRRDAVVKQEIFEREIRDRYHVVGVFDDRMQVVKMWRELGLTVFQVAEGDF; from the coding sequence ATGCCGCGCTTGATCATCACCCGAGGGTTGCCCGCGTCCGGTAAGACCACGTTTGCGAGGAAACTTCAGCCTGGCGTGGTCCGCGTCAACCGTGACGACCTGCGCCGCATGCTGCACGGTGACCGGCTCTACACCACATGGGCCGAGGGCCAGGTCACCGCCGTACAGCGGGCGCAGGTCGAGGCGCTCCTGCGCGCCCGGGCCGACGTCTGCATCGACGACACCAACCTCTCCTCCCGCCTGGTCCGCGAGTGGGCCGACATGGCCGCACGCCTCGGCGCGGCGTTCGAGGTGCACGACTTCACGGACGTGCCGGTCGACGAGTGCGTACGCCGCGACGCCGACCGCCCCGAGTCCGAGCAGGTCGGCGAGGAGGCGATCCGGCGCATGCACGAGCGGTACCTGGCCGGCCGCACGCTGCCCCTCCCGGTCCCCGACGTCACCCCCGGCCGCCCCGCCGTCATCTACGACCCGCCGCCCGGCGCCCCGAAGATCGTCCTCGTCGACATCGACGGCACGGTGGCGCTGATCGGCGACCGCAGCCCGTACGCCATGCACCGCGTCGGCGAGGACCAGCCCAACCACGCGGTGATCGCCGCGGTGCGCGCCATGCACGCGGCCGGCCACGCGATCGTGTACTGCACCGGCCGCGACGAGTCCGCCCGCGCCGCCACCGAAGAGTGGCTCGACCGCCACGTCGGCGTGCCGTACGAGGCGCTCTACATGCGCGACGTCTACGACTCCCGACGCGACGCCGTGGTCAAGCAGGAGATCTTCGAACGCGAGATCCGCGACCGCTACCACGTTGTCGGCGTATTCGACGACCGCATGCAGGTGGTCAAGATGTGGCGCGAGCTCGGCCTGACCGTCTTCCAGGTCGCCGAAGGCGATTTTTGA
- the rpmE gene encoding 50S ribosomal protein L31: protein MKPDIHPQYVVTEVTCSCGNTFTTRSTAKSGSIHVETCSACHPFYTGKQRVLDTAGRVAKFQQKYAKAAAKKAK from the coding sequence ATGAAGCCCGACATCCACCCGCAGTACGTCGTGACCGAGGTCACCTGCTCCTGCGGCAACACCTTCACCACCCGCAGCACGGCGAAGAGTGGCTCGATCCACGTCGAGACCTGCAGCGCGTGCCACCCGTTCTACACGGGCAAGCAGCGCGTGCTCGACACCGCCGGCCGGGTTGCGAAGTTCCAGCAGAAGTACGCGAAGGCTGCCGCCAAGAAGGCCAAGTAG
- the prfA gene encoding peptide chain release factor 1, with product MSTDRLSGLLDEYAELEKRLADPAIHADQATARRVGRRFAELSPLYKAAGELEQARADLTAARELVAEDPSFATEADAIAAKLPGLEERLAELLIPRDPHDAKDVILEIKAGEGGEESALFAGDLLRMFQRYAERHGWLTEVIEAQDSDLGGVKDVSLAIKTKGVPDGGNGVWSRLKWEGGVHRVQRVPVTESQGRIHTSAAGVLVLPEAEEVDVSIDPNDLRIDVFRSSGPGGQSVNTTDSAVRITHLPTGIVVSCQNEKSQLQNREQAMRILRARLLAAAQEEADSAASDARRSQVRTVDRSERIRTYNFPQNRITDHRIGYTAYNLDLVLAGDMDGVLDALAEADRQARLAGDTELKRS from the coding sequence ATGAGCACGGATCGGCTGAGCGGGCTGCTGGACGAGTACGCGGAGCTGGAGAAGCGGCTCGCCGACCCGGCCATCCACGCCGACCAGGCCACGGCCCGCCGGGTGGGCCGGCGCTTCGCCGAGCTCTCCCCGCTCTACAAGGCGGCCGGCGAGCTGGAGCAGGCGCGTGCCGACCTCACCGCCGCGCGGGAGCTCGTGGCCGAGGACCCCTCGTTCGCCACGGAGGCCGACGCCATCGCGGCCAAGCTGCCGGGCCTGGAGGAGCGGCTCGCCGAGCTGCTGATCCCGCGCGACCCGCACGACGCCAAGGACGTGATCCTCGAGATCAAGGCGGGCGAGGGCGGCGAGGAGTCGGCACTCTTCGCCGGCGACCTGCTGCGCATGTTCCAGCGGTACGCGGAGCGGCACGGCTGGCTCACCGAGGTGATCGAGGCCCAGGACTCGGACCTCGGCGGCGTCAAGGACGTCTCGCTGGCCATCAAGACCAAGGGCGTGCCCGACGGCGGCAACGGGGTGTGGTCGCGGCTGAAGTGGGAGGGCGGCGTACACCGCGTGCAGCGGGTGCCGGTCACCGAGTCGCAGGGCCGGATCCACACCAGCGCGGCCGGCGTGCTCGTGCTCCCCGAGGCCGAGGAGGTCGACGTCTCGATCGACCCCAATGACCTGCGGATCGACGTCTTCCGCTCGTCCGGGCCGGGTGGGCAGTCGGTCAACACGACGGACTCCGCGGTGCGGATCACCCACCTGCCCACCGGCATCGTGGTCTCCTGCCAGAACGAGAAGAGCCAGCTGCAAAACCGCGAGCAGGCGATGCGGATCCTGCGGGCGCGACTTCTCGCCGCGGCACAGGAGGAGGCCGACTCGGCCGCTTCGGACGCGCGCCGCTCGCAGGTGCGCACGGTCGACCGCTCGGAGCGGATCCGCACGTACAACTTCCCGCAGAACCGGATCACCGACCACCGGATCGGCTACACCGCGTACAACCTCGACCTTGTGCTGGCCGGCGACATGGACGGCGTCCTCGACGCGCTCGCCGAAGCCGACCGCCAGGCCAGGCTCGCCGGTGACACGGAGCTCAAACGGAGCTAA
- a CDS encoding GGDEF domain-containing protein, with amino-acid sequence MSWLDRVDDQAETLRKARKLQESSRSAEACVLLDRVLATTDDPLTRADALVQRVAALINLGRTAEYNVAVQLAFDAVRDIGEPLLLGNLHALAALAAQHQGALERCVTHLVHSARAMATVEDLDWDTAVAWNDLAMAYSYLGFHGHALGAIEKARQVAAAADVTPETFAAPGIRLRNAVALDHNGDTDGCLRVLRDITADAERFLGGDGAARLRPSGRAAYGYAIARRAALGEPPESARQAARLLADGGDGARARDLRMLGEVCLAMAAGRPIEALTRLETVAVSSETLGPAEHARLRSLTYARAGDHAAAHRADRHAFRLAAQRSDRLRDVYVEGIAARLDHEDMRRAVSRYEDEALTDPLTGLANRRHLERYVAAMVARGERATVGVCDLDGFKAVNTAHGHLSGDLVLQRIAGVINRVMRRGDFVARYGGDEFVVVLPGAGMAEAAEVGRRIGAAVEAEEWESLVPGTPVGVSVGFAEVSASANLREALGTAFELADRAMLRAKPGARPQPVAS; translated from the coding sequence GTGAGTTGGCTCGACCGGGTCGATGACCAGGCCGAAACCCTCCGAAAGGCCCGCAAGCTGCAAGAAAGCAGCCGCTCGGCGGAGGCGTGCGTCCTGCTCGACCGGGTTCTCGCCACCACCGACGACCCGCTCACCCGCGCGGACGCCCTCGTTCAGCGGGTTGCCGCCTTGATAAACCTGGGCCGCACCGCGGAGTACAACGTGGCGGTCCAGTTGGCCTTCGACGCGGTGCGCGACATCGGCGAGCCGCTGCTTCTCGGCAACCTGCACGCCCTCGCCGCCCTCGCCGCGCAGCACCAGGGCGCGCTGGAGCGGTGCGTGACCCACCTCGTGCACAGTGCCCGCGCGATGGCCACTGTCGAAGACCTCGACTGGGACACCGCCGTCGCGTGGAACGACCTGGCGATGGCGTACTCGTACCTCGGCTTCCACGGGCACGCGCTGGGCGCGATCGAAAAGGCGCGCCAGGTCGCGGCGGCGGCGGACGTGACGCCCGAGACGTTCGCGGCGCCCGGCATCCGGCTGCGCAACGCGGTCGCGCTCGACCACAACGGCGACACCGACGGCTGCCTGCGCGTGCTGCGTGACATCACCGCCGACGCGGAGCGCTTTCTGGGCGGCGACGGCGCGGCCAGGCTCCGGCCGAGCGGCCGCGCGGCGTACGGGTACGCGATTGCCCGCCGCGCCGCGCTGGGCGAGCCGCCCGAGTCCGCCCGGCAGGCCGCCCGGCTGCTGGCCGACGGCGGTGACGGCGCGCGCGCCCGCGACCTGCGGATGCTCGGCGAGGTGTGCTTGGCCATGGCGGCGGGGCGCCCGATCGAGGCGCTCACCCGGCTGGAGACGGTGGCGGTGTCGAGCGAGACGCTGGGGCCGGCGGAGCACGCCCGGCTGCGCAGCCTCACGTACGCGCGGGCCGGCGACCACGCGGCCGCGCACCGGGCCGACCGGCACGCGTTCCGGCTGGCGGCGCAGCGCAGCGACCGCCTCCGCGACGTGTACGTCGAGGGCATCGCCGCCCGCCTCGACCACGAAGACATGCGCCGCGCCGTCTCGCGGTACGAGGACGAGGCGCTGACCGACCCGCTCACCGGCCTGGCCAACCGGCGCCACCTCGAGCGCTACGTGGCGGCGATGGTCGCGCGGGGCGAGCGCGCCACGGTGGGCGTCTGCGACCTCGACGGCTTCAAGGCGGTCAACACCGCGCACGGTCACCTCTCCGGCGACCTCGTGCTCCAGCGCATCGCGGGCGTCATCAACAGGGTCATGCGCCGCGGCGACTTCGTCGCGCGGTACGGCGGCGACGAGTTCGTGGTGGTGCTGCCCGGCGCGGGCATGGCCGAGGCGGCCGAGGTCGGACGCCGGATCGGCGCGGCTGTCGAGGCCGAGGAGTGGGAGTCGCTCGTGCCCGGCACGCCGGTGGGCGTGAGCGTCGGCTTCGCCGAGGTCAGCGCGTCGGCCAACCTGCGCGAGGCGCTGGGCACCGCGTTCGAGCTGGCCGACCGCGCGATGCTCCGCGCCAAGCCCGGCGCCCGCCCCCAGCCGGTGGCCTCTTAG